From a region of the Streptacidiphilus albus JL83 genome:
- a CDS encoding SDR family oxidoreductase — translation MTLIVTGATGHLGRLVVENLLDRGVPAAEIVATGRSLDRLGELAERGVRTRVADYADPGSLRAAFAGAHRVLLVSGLDPVVRVQQHRNAIEAAREAGVELLAYTSIVNADTSTLRLAEDHQATEALLRDSGVPFVLLRNSWYLENWTAQLAAVLEHGTLLGSAGEGLVSAASRADYAAAAAAVLVTAGHAGRAYELGGDEPFTLAQLAAETAEHAGTPVHYTDLSAADHVRALVAQGLPQDFAEILADADQGLARGELRTDSGDLARLLGRPATTLGEAVAAAVRTVQHA, via the coding sequence ATGACCCTGATCGTCACCGGCGCCACCGGCCACCTCGGCCGTCTGGTCGTCGAGAACCTCCTCGACCGCGGCGTCCCGGCCGCCGAGATCGTCGCCACCGGCCGCAGTCTGGACCGGTTGGGCGAGCTGGCCGAGCGCGGCGTCCGGACCAGGGTGGCCGACTACGCCGACCCGGGGTCCCTGCGAGCCGCCTTCGCCGGCGCCCACCGGGTGCTGCTGGTCTCCGGCCTCGACCCCGTCGTGCGCGTCCAGCAGCACCGCAACGCCATCGAGGCGGCCCGCGAGGCCGGCGTCGAACTGCTGGCCTACACCAGCATCGTCAACGCCGACACCAGCACCCTGCGGCTGGCCGAGGACCATCAGGCCACCGAAGCGCTGCTGCGCGACAGCGGCGTGCCCTTCGTCCTGCTGCGCAACAGCTGGTACCTGGAGAACTGGACGGCGCAGCTGGCGGCGGTCCTCGAACACGGGACGCTGCTGGGCAGCGCCGGCGAGGGGCTGGTCAGCGCCGCCTCCCGGGCGGACTACGCCGCCGCCGCAGCAGCCGTCCTGGTCACCGCGGGGCACGCCGGTCGGGCCTACGAGCTCGGCGGGGACGAGCCCTTCACCCTGGCGCAACTCGCCGCCGAGACGGCCGAGCACGCCGGGACGCCGGTGCACTACACCGACCTCTCCGCGGCCGACCACGTCCGGGCCCTGGTGGCACAGGGCCTGCCGCAGGACTTCGCGGAGATCCTGGCCGACGCCGACCAGGGTCTGGCCCGCGGGGAACTCCGCACCGACAGCGGCGACCTGGCCCGCCTGCTCGGCCGGCCCGCCACCACCCTCGGGGAGGCGGT
- a CDS encoding winged helix-turn-helix transcriptional regulator, with product MEESIEVNRVARGNPSGDVFDPHCPSRVLLDHVTSRWGVLVLVALSDGTLRWGELRRWIGGITEKMLASTLRTLEADGLVLREAYPVVPPRVEYSLTRRGREVVALLLPLVEWVAATSTADAGAGEPTG from the coding sequence ATGGAGGAAAGTATCGAGGTCAACCGAGTGGCACGGGGGAATCCCTCCGGCGACGTCTTCGATCCGCACTGTCCCAGCCGGGTGCTGCTCGACCATGTGACCAGCCGCTGGGGCGTGCTGGTGCTGGTCGCCCTCTCGGACGGGACGCTGCGGTGGGGCGAGCTCCGCCGGTGGATCGGGGGGATCACCGAGAAGATGCTCGCCAGCACCCTGCGCACGCTGGAGGCGGACGGCCTGGTGCTGCGGGAGGCCTATCCGGTCGTCCCGCCCCGGGTGGAGTACAGCCTCACCCGGCGCGGACGGGAAGTGGTGGCACTGCTGCTCCCGCTGGTGGAGTGGGTGGCCGCGACCAGCACGGCGGACGCCGGGGCCGGGGAGCCCACCGGCTGA
- a CDS encoding NAD(P)H-binding protein has translation MILVTAATGNIGRELTRELDAVGADFRILVRDPARAAGLPERAERAVGDLGDPATLAPAFDGVDKLFLLTQGTGTDHATAAIDAARAAGVRHIVLLSSAHVLLDPVPAMARWHHQREEAVRAGGIPATFLRPGAFMTNTLDWLPTIRKEGFVLDPTGPGRFAPIDPADIAAVAALALTEDGHQDKGYTLTGDELFTVAEQVRIIAETIGRDIEVREAATPAEVVRSRFPHGAPQALADALTEGFTRMRADTVGLRTDTVRQLLGRRPRTFADWCARNAEALGRPGTD, from the coding sequence ATGATACTGGTCACCGCAGCCACCGGGAACATCGGCCGCGAGCTCACCCGGGAGCTCGACGCCGTCGGCGCCGACTTCCGCATCCTCGTCCGCGATCCCGCCCGCGCCGCCGGACTGCCCGAGCGCGCCGAACGCGCCGTCGGCGACCTCGGGGACCCGGCGACCCTGGCCCCCGCCTTCGACGGTGTGGACAAGCTGTTCCTGCTCACCCAGGGCACCGGCACCGACCACGCCACCGCCGCGATCGACGCCGCCCGGGCCGCCGGCGTGCGCCACATCGTGCTCCTCTCCTCCGCCCACGTCCTGCTCGACCCGGTACCCGCGATGGCGCGCTGGCACCACCAGCGCGAGGAGGCCGTCCGCGCCGGCGGCATACCCGCCACCTTCCTGCGGCCCGGCGCCTTCATGACCAACACCCTCGACTGGCTGCCCACCATCCGCAAGGAGGGCTTCGTCCTGGACCCGACCGGCCCGGGCCGCTTCGCGCCGATCGACCCCGCGGACATCGCCGCGGTCGCCGCCCTCGCCCTGACCGAGGACGGCCACCAGGACAAGGGCTACACCCTGACCGGCGACGAGCTCTTCACCGTCGCCGAGCAGGTCCGGATCATCGCCGAGACGATCGGCCGCGACATCGAGGTCCGCGAGGCCGCCACCCCGGCCGAGGTCGTCCGCTCCCGCTTCCCCCACGGGGCGCCCCAGGCCCTCGCCGACGCCCTCACCGAGGGGTTCACCCGGATGCGCGCCGACACCGTCGGACTGCGGACGGACACCGTGCGGCAACTGCTCGGACGTCGGCCGCGAACGTTCGCCGACTGGTGCGCCCGCAATGCCGAGGCGCTCGGACGGCCCGGGACGGACTGA
- a CDS encoding MarR family winged helix-turn-helix transcriptional regulator, with the protein MVEFLDLHSRTSKVLRVLSDGAMRRHGLHLGQNYLLAALWEQDGGTPGELATALNVTTPTVVKMADRMTAAGLLTRRRDDRDNRLVRLWLTDAGRALQQPVEAERRSIEERVTADLTDTEREHLMRALAKVYRSASELLREPADRDPATG; encoded by the coding sequence GTGGTTGAGTTCCTGGACCTGCACAGCAGGACGTCGAAGGTGCTCCGGGTCCTGTCCGACGGGGCCATGCGGCGCCACGGGCTGCACCTGGGACAGAACTACCTGCTCGCGGCGCTCTGGGAGCAGGACGGCGGCACGCCGGGTGAGCTCGCCACCGCGCTGAACGTCACCACGCCCACCGTCGTCAAGATGGCCGACCGGATGACCGCCGCCGGGCTGCTCACCCGTCGCCGCGACGACCGGGACAACCGGCTGGTGCGGCTCTGGCTCACCGACGCGGGGCGGGCGCTGCAGCAGCCGGTCGAGGCGGAGCGGCGCTCGATCGAGGAGAGGGTCACCGCGGACCTCACCGACACCGAGCGCGAGCACCTGATGCGGGCGCTGGCGAAGGTCTACCGGTCGGCGAGCGAGCTGTTGCGGGAACCCGCCGACCGGGACCCGGCCACCGGCTGA
- a CDS encoding YihY/virulence factor BrkB family protein produces the protein MKGPERLLRGADRWQQRHTPAAFTLGVVKKYGDDRGGHLAVLITYYGFAALFPLLLLLTTALGFALRGNPQLQHDVLNSALADFPIIGDQLRGNVHSLQGSALAVTVGCLGLLYGSLGIAQTLQFAMAQVWNIPGTRRPAYWPRLARSLLLIVTLGLGLLLTSAATGLLATTGRGTTATVLGLLASAALNAGLYLACFRILTPRQIRWRRLLPGCLAAGPAWTLLQACGGVLIAHELRHSTQVYGLFATVLGLLWWIYLGAQLTVYAAEANVVHARRLWPRGIMQPPLTHADKKVLDAVAEQERRRPEQSVDSHFDDPAPESPDRPDESPDS, from the coding sequence ATGAAGGGGCCGGAGCGGCTCCTGCGGGGCGCCGACCGCTGGCAGCAGCGGCACACCCCGGCGGCCTTCACCCTCGGCGTGGTCAAGAAGTACGGGGACGACCGGGGCGGACACCTCGCCGTGCTGATCACCTACTACGGCTTCGCCGCCCTGTTCCCACTGCTGCTGCTCCTGACGACCGCCCTCGGCTTCGCGCTGCGCGGCAACCCGCAGCTGCAGCACGACGTGCTGAACTCGGCGCTGGCGGACTTCCCCATCATCGGCGACCAGTTGCGCGGAAACGTGCACTCCCTGCAGGGCAGCGCCCTGGCGGTCACCGTCGGCTGCCTCGGCCTGCTCTACGGCTCCCTGGGCATCGCGCAGACCCTGCAGTTCGCCATGGCGCAGGTCTGGAACATCCCCGGCACCCGACGCCCCGCGTACTGGCCGCGGCTGGCCCGCTCCCTGCTGCTGATCGTCACCCTGGGGCTGGGGCTGCTGCTCACCTCCGCCGCCACCGGGCTGCTGGCCACCACCGGCCGCGGCACGACCGCCACCGTGCTGGGACTACTGGCCTCCGCCGCCCTCAACGCCGGCCTGTACCTGGCCTGCTTCCGGATCCTCACGCCACGTCAGATCCGCTGGCGCCGGCTGCTGCCGGGATGCCTGGCCGCCGGCCCCGCCTGGACCCTCCTCCAGGCCTGCGGCGGCGTGCTGATCGCCCACGAGCTGCGCCACTCCACCCAGGTCTACGGCCTGTTCGCGACCGTCCTGGGACTGCTGTGGTGGATCTACCTCGGCGCCCAGCTGACCGTCTACGCCGCCGAGGCCAACGTGGTCCACGCCCGGCGCCTGTGGCCCCGGGGCATCATGCAGCCCCCGCTCACCCACGCGGACAAGAAGGTCCTGGACGCCGTCGCCGAGCAGGAGCGCCGCCGCCCCGAGCAGTCGGTCGACAGTCACTTCGACGATCCCGCGCCCGAGTCGCCGGACCGGCCGGACGAGAGCCCGGACAGCTGA
- a CDS encoding YqaE/Pmp3 family membrane protein — protein MIKVLLVLLCLVLPFLAVLIKEGPCLKVLWAFLLQLCGHVPGVVYGIYQVVKD, from the coding sequence ATGATCAAGGTTCTGCTGGTGCTGCTGTGCCTGGTGCTGCCGTTTCTGGCAGTCCTGATCAAGGAAGGGCCGTGCCTGAAGGTCCTCTGGGCGTTCCTGCTGCAGTTGTGCGGCCATGTGCCGGGCGTCGTCTACGGCATCTACCAGGTCGTCAAGGACTGA
- a CDS encoding PP2C family protein-serine/threonine phosphatase, which translates to MEAEPHDDDPRSLDVDRAVQDALDWLTLVAEASEALASTLEVEPGLRRLSRVLVPALADWCAIDLTDDTGRLRRAVLEHRDPEMATAALSELLLPEADHTSTAPLARALRGTEPLQLSDFPDPDRATDALHRAELEAFALLGADRAVLVPLRARHRVLGVLTLVRTGPEGPDEQGRLPLITELAHRIALAVDNARLHALVARTAERMQRSLLPALPQSGPLELAARYDPARAGAEVGGDWYDAFLLPDEALALIIGDVTGHDLKAAVAMSQLRNMLRGIAADRKEPPGKILARLDAANHILYPGQILTCAYALVTKPEPEAGWLLHYAVAGHPPPLLVTREGDARFLEGGRSLLLGVRPGSVRTDAVEPLPPGCTVLLYTDGLVERRGEVLDHGLTRLRGRAAALAEEPVETFCDRLMDELAEGGTDDVAMIAVRIPDTTPRCYTATAE; encoded by the coding sequence GTGGAAGCCGAGCCGCACGACGACGATCCCCGCTCCCTCGACGTGGACCGGGCCGTGCAGGACGCCCTCGACTGGCTGACGCTGGTGGCCGAGGCCTCCGAGGCGCTGGCCAGCACCCTGGAGGTCGAGCCGGGACTGCGCCGGCTGTCCCGGGTCCTGGTCCCCGCCCTCGCCGACTGGTGCGCGATCGACCTCACCGACGACACGGGACGGCTGCGCAGAGCGGTGCTGGAGCACCGTGACCCCGAGATGGCGACCGCCGCGCTGTCCGAGCTGCTGCTGCCCGAGGCGGACCACACCTCGACCGCCCCGCTGGCGCGCGCGCTGCGGGGAACGGAGCCGCTGCAGCTGTCGGACTTCCCCGATCCCGATCGGGCCACGGACGCCCTGCACCGGGCGGAGCTGGAGGCGTTCGCCCTGCTCGGCGCGGATCGGGCGGTGCTGGTGCCGCTGCGCGCCAGGCACCGGGTGCTGGGCGTGCTCACCCTGGTCCGCACCGGCCCGGAGGGGCCGGACGAGCAGGGCCGACTGCCGCTGATCACCGAGCTCGCCCACCGCATCGCCCTGGCCGTGGACAACGCACGGCTGCACGCCCTGGTCGCCCGCACCGCCGAACGGATGCAGCGCTCGCTGCTGCCCGCGCTGCCGCAGAGCGGACCGCTGGAGCTGGCCGCCCGCTACGATCCGGCCCGGGCCGGCGCCGAGGTCGGCGGCGACTGGTACGACGCCTTCCTCCTGCCCGACGAGGCCCTCGCGCTCATCATCGGCGACGTCACCGGGCACGATCTGAAAGCGGCGGTGGCCATGAGCCAGCTGCGCAACATGCTGCGCGGCATCGCGGCCGACCGCAAGGAGCCGCCCGGCAAGATCCTGGCCCGGTTGGACGCGGCCAACCACATCCTCTATCCCGGTCAGATCCTGACCTGTGCCTACGCCCTGGTCACCAAGCCCGAGCCGGAGGCCGGCTGGCTGCTGCACTACGCCGTCGCCGGACATCCGCCGCCGTTGCTGGTCACCCGCGAGGGCGACGCCCGCTTCCTGGAGGGCGGCCGCAGCCTGCTGCTCGGGGTGCGCCCCGGGAGCGTCCGTACCGACGCGGTGGAGCCGCTGCCGCCGGGGTGCACCGTGCTGCTGTACACCGACGGGCTCGTCGAACGGCGCGGTGAGGTCCTGGACCACGGCCTGACCCGGCTGCGCGGGCGGGCCGCCGCTCTGGCGGAGGAGCCCGTGGAGACCTTCTGCGACCGGCTCATGGACGAACTGGCGGAGGGAGGCACGGACGACGTCGCCATGATCGCCGTGCGGATCCCCGACACCACCCCCCGCTGCTACACGGCAACCGCCGAGTAG
- a CDS encoding lysophospholipid acyltransferase family protein — MKPDRLRTAARRLATVPALVVLTPVAVAGFAVCLLLTGPVSLLLRGAWRPVRLSGFLVLYLAAELVGLALSVADLFGPRGSLRARSYARLGSLLAFLCRAAVPVFGLRVEVTGERPPASAPLHPDRPLLVLARHAGPGDSFLLVHVLITHVGLRPRVVLKQALRLDPCLDVLLGRVPHCFVPRNAAPRHTTAAIGALVSDMGPRDALVIFPEGGNFTERRRRLAIRWLRRHGRPHEAARSERLSHVLPPRTDGTLAALAAAPSADVVFVAHTGLDDMVSVRTLWQGIPLRRTVRASWWRVASEDVPAEAEQQADWLRAQWARVDSWIDGRS, encoded by the coding sequence GTGAAGCCGGACCGCCTCCGTACCGCAGCCCGCCGACTGGCCACCGTACCGGCCCTGGTGGTGCTGACGCCGGTCGCCGTGGCCGGGTTCGCGGTGTGCCTGCTGCTCACCGGCCCGGTGTCGCTGCTGCTGCGGGGCGCCTGGCGCCCGGTCCGGCTGAGCGGCTTCCTGGTGCTCTACCTGGCGGCGGAGCTGGTGGGCCTGGCCCTGTCGGTGGCGGACCTGTTCGGCCCGCGAGGCAGCCTCCGGGCGCGTTCCTACGCCCGGCTCGGCTCGCTGCTGGCCTTCCTGTGCCGGGCAGCCGTACCGGTCTTCGGCCTGCGGGTCGAGGTGACCGGCGAGCGGCCCCCGGCGTCCGCCCCCCTCCACCCGGACCGCCCGCTCCTGGTGCTCGCCAGGCACGCCGGCCCCGGGGACTCGTTCCTGCTGGTCCACGTGCTGATCACGCATGTCGGCCTGCGCCCGCGGGTGGTCCTCAAGCAGGCGCTGCGACTGGACCCCTGCCTGGATGTCCTGCTCGGACGGGTCCCGCACTGCTTCGTGCCGCGGAACGCCGCACCGCGCCACACCACCGCCGCGATCGGCGCACTGGTCTCGGACATGGGTCCGCGCGACGCCCTGGTCATCTTCCCGGAGGGCGGGAACTTCACCGAGCGCCGCCGGCGGCTGGCGATCCGCTGGCTGCGGCGCCACGGTCGGCCCCACGAAGCCGCGCGGAGCGAGCGACTGAGCCATGTGCTGCCGCCCAGGACCGACGGGACGCTGGCGGCACTGGCGGCCGCACCCTCCGCCGACGTGGTGTTCGTCGCCCACACCGGCCTGGACGACATGGTCTCGGTCCGCACCCTGTGGCAGGGCATCCCGCTGCGCCGGACCGTCCGCGCGAGCTGGTGGCGGGTCGCGTCGGAGGACGTCCCGGCCGAGGCGGAGCAGCAGGCCGACTGGCTGCGGGCGCAGTGGGCCCGGGTCGACTCCTGGATCGACGGCCGGTCGTAA
- a CDS encoding patatin-like phospholipase family protein: protein MTTTDRGPVDSRLRGGCAFVLGGGGSLGAYEVGMLKALLEAGIEPDLVLGTSVGAINGALVAADPSAASVERLSTLWQGLGRAGVFAGSLMGRVGTAVRSRTHIYSNSSLRVLLERDLGKPAIEDLAVPYQCVAACIERSAEHWFSSGPLVPAILASSAVPGLLPPVHIDGEHFLDGGLVNSIPVGRAVALGARTVYVLQVGRIEQPLTAPRQPWEVASVCFEIARRHRFARDMADLPDDVTVHVLPTGTGPAQRVGPAQQLRHRDFGSARERIERAYLASRAYLASPGPATATATDGRR, encoded by the coding sequence GTGACCACGACGGACCGCGGGCCCGTGGACAGCCGGCTCCGGGGTGGCTGCGCCTTCGTCCTGGGCGGCGGCGGCTCGCTGGGGGCCTACGAGGTCGGCATGCTCAAGGCGCTGCTGGAGGCCGGGATCGAGCCCGACCTGGTGCTCGGCACCTCGGTGGGCGCCATCAACGGAGCACTGGTCGCCGCCGACCCCTCGGCCGCCTCGGTCGAGCGGCTGAGCACCCTGTGGCAGGGGCTGGGCCGGGCCGGGGTCTTCGCCGGTTCGCTGATGGGCCGGGTCGGCACCGCCGTGCGCAGCCGCACCCACATCTACTCCAACAGCTCCCTCCGCGTGCTGCTGGAACGGGACCTGGGCAAGCCGGCGATCGAGGACCTCGCGGTTCCGTACCAGTGCGTCGCCGCCTGCATCGAGCGCTCGGCCGAGCACTGGTTCAGCAGCGGCCCGCTCGTGCCGGCGATCCTGGCCTCGTCGGCCGTGCCCGGGCTGCTGCCGCCGGTGCACATCGACGGCGAGCACTTCCTCGACGGCGGCCTGGTGAACAGCATCCCGGTCGGCAGAGCCGTCGCGCTGGGCGCCCGCACCGTCTACGTCCTGCAGGTCGGCCGGATCGAGCAACCGCTCACCGCGCCCCGGCAGCCCTGGGAGGTCGCCTCGGTCTGCTTCGAGATCGCCCGTAGGCACCGTTTTGCCAGGGACATGGCCGACCTGCCGGACGACGTCACCGTCCATGTGCTGCCCACCGGGACCGGCCCCGCACAGCGGGTCGGTCCGGCGCAGCAGCTGCGGCACCGGGACTTCGGCTCCGCCCGGGAGCGCATCGAACGCGCCTACCTGGCCTCCCGTGCCTACCTGGCGTCGCCGGGCCCGGCGACGGCGACGGCGACGGACGGACGCCGGTGA
- a CDS encoding helix-turn-helix transcriptional regulator: MVRPTGRVLTLLELLQSGGTRTMAELADRLGVDGRTVRRYVEHLIDLDLPVESVRGRYGGYRLAPGYRLPPLMLDDDEALAVLLGLVVGRRAGLLTTVDTASETAAAKIRRVLPERLAHRLDALLESLAFTAPPGEFAAPPTGVLLTVADAVRHRRPVSIRYTSRDGRRSERTLHPYGIVTHAGRWYVTGSDPGIDEDRTFRLDRIADARALPGSFEPPADLDPAQRVLSGLAKAAYRYEVTLRIQGTVEQIRARLPASVAEVAEPAAAAGADPDPGRWLRVEIRAERLDWLPPVLASLDRPFVIERPEELRNLVTALADRLAASASRPRGHPPE; encoded by the coding sequence ATGGTTCGACCCACCGGCCGCGTGCTCACCCTCCTGGAACTGCTGCAGTCGGGCGGTACCCGGACGATGGCCGAACTGGCCGACAGGCTCGGCGTCGACGGGCGCACCGTGCGCCGGTACGTGGAGCACCTGATCGACCTCGACCTGCCCGTCGAGTCGGTCCGCGGCCGCTACGGCGGGTACCGGCTCGCTCCCGGGTACCGGCTGCCCCCGCTCATGCTCGATGACGACGAGGCGCTCGCCGTGCTGCTCGGCCTGGTCGTCGGACGCCGGGCAGGGCTGCTGACGACGGTGGACACGGCCAGCGAGACGGCGGCCGCCAAGATCCGTCGGGTGCTGCCCGAGCGGCTCGCCCATCGGCTCGACGCCCTCCTGGAGTCCCTGGCCTTCACGGCCCCGCCCGGCGAGTTCGCCGCTCCCCCGACCGGGGTCCTGCTCACCGTCGCCGATGCGGTCCGCCATCGCCGACCGGTCTCGATCAGGTACACGTCCCGGGACGGCCGACGCAGCGAACGCACCCTGCACCCGTACGGGATCGTCACCCATGCGGGCCGGTGGTACGTCACGGGCAGCGACCCCGGGATCGACGAGGACCGCACCTTCCGGCTCGACCGCATCGCGGACGCGAGGGCCCTGCCGGGCTCGTTCGAGCCGCCCGCCGACCTCGATCCGGCGCAGCGCGTCCTGTCGGGCCTCGCCAAGGCCGCCTACCGCTACGAGGTGACCCTGCGGATCCAGGGGACGGTCGAGCAGATCCGCGCCCGGCTCCCCGCGAGCGTCGCCGAGGTGGCGGAGCCCGCGGCTGCGGCAGGGGCGGACCCGGACCCCGGGCGCTGGCTCCGCGTCGAGATCCGGGCGGAGCGGCTCGACTGGCTGCCCCCGGTACTCGCCTCGCTCGACCGGCCGTTCGTCATCGAGCGCCCGGAGGAACTCCGGAACCTGGTGACGGCACTCGCCGACCGGCTCGCCGCCTCGGCCAGCCGACCCCGGGGGCACCCTCCGGAGTGA
- a CDS encoding VOC family protein, protein MDFVSIRIITDDVARLVGFYERATGVSADWSTEDFAELRTAGATLAIASTRTVALFAPGSARPADNNTVIIEFLVDDVDGIHRNLAGFVDDFVNEPTTMPWGNRALLFRDPDGNLVNFFTPVTAAAVERLAR, encoded by the coding sequence ATGGACTTCGTCTCGATCCGCATCATCACCGACGACGTCGCGCGCCTCGTCGGCTTCTACGAGCGGGCCACCGGCGTCAGTGCGGACTGGTCCACCGAGGACTTCGCCGAGCTGCGCACCGCCGGTGCGACCCTGGCGATCGCCAGTACCCGCACGGTGGCGCTGTTCGCGCCCGGCTCCGCCCGTCCGGCCGACAACAACACCGTGATCATCGAGTTCCTCGTCGACGACGTGGACGGCATCCACCGGAACCTGGCGGGCTTCGTCGACGACTTCGTCAACGAGCCCACCACCATGCCCTGGGGCAACCGGGCCCTGCTGTTCCGTGACCCCGACGGCAACCTCGTCAACTTCTTCACCCCGGTCACCGCGGCGGCCGTGGAGCGGCTCGCCCGCTGA